GGCCCTTTGGACCAAGTGAACGTGCATTTGTCGCCCCCCATCAGATCAAGACGACTTTTGAAGCGGGACGCGTTCGATTAACAGGCAATCCGCTGGACATCGCCGTTCAAGGCCATGGGTTTCTGGAGGTGAAGACGCCTCAAGGGCCTCGGTACACCCGGAACGGTATGCTATCTCTCGACTCTGATCGGCGGCTGGTCACCGGGTTAGGTTTTCCGGTCATGGGCACGAAGGGCGAAATCAAGATTCCACCAGGGAAGCTGGACATTTCGACTCAGGGAGAGATTAGGGTTGATGAGAAGCCCGTGGCAAAGATCAAAGTCATGGAGTTCTCAGATGATGAGATGCCGACGAAGTCATCGGACGGGCTCTTCTTTTCAGAAAACGGCACGGAAAGCAAGAACCCACAGATTCAGGTCGGACACGTCGAAGAGTCAAATGTTAACTCGATCGGCGAGATGGTGAAGATGATTCAGGGCATGCGGAACTACGAGTCAACGCAAAAACTAGTTCAGACGATGGACCGGATGGCTGAAATCGCCATTCAGGATGTCGGACGAGTACTGTAGCCGACGGAAGTTTCACGTTTCATGTTTCTTGTTTCAAGTGTCTCGCATTCTTAAAACTTGAAAGCTGAAACGGTGCGAGAAACCGGTGAGGAGGGTTTCAGATGATCAGAGCCATGTGGACAGCCGCAACCGGAATGACGGCTCAACAGATCAACGTCGATACGGTCGCGCATAATCTCGCGAACGTCAATACCAATTCCTTTAAAAGGAGCCGCGCAGAATTCGCAGACCTCCTGTACCAGATTCAACGCCTGCCTGGTACAAATGCATCCAATGTCGGTGTCTTCCCGGTGGGGATCCAGGTTGGAGCTGGGGTGCGACCGACGACCGTGGCGAAGGAATGGATTCAAGGGAACATGCGCCAAACAAACAATGAATTGGATCTCGCGATCGATGGGACGGGGTTTTTTCAGGTATCGCGTCCAGACGGGACCATCATGTACACGCGCAACGGCTCCTTCAAGCGTGACAATGTCGGCAATCTTGTCACCGGCGATGGAGATCTTCTCAATCCTGTTATTACCATTCCTTCCGGTGCGCTCAAAGTGGATATTGGTCAAGATGGGACGGTCTCAGTTCTACTTCCTGGCGTCACTCAAGCTTCGCAGGTGGGGCAAATTCAGCTCACACGATTCGACAATCCATCGGGTTTAGTTGCCATGGGGAGCAATCTCTTCATCGATAGTTTTGCGTCCGGACCGCCGACACAGGGGACGGGCGGATTTACCACCGGATTCGGCACGATCCAGCAAGGGTTCCTGGAAAGTTCAAACGTGAATCTGGCCGAAGAAATGGTGAATATGATCATCGCTCAACGCAGTTATGAGATCAATTCCAAGACGATTCAGGCGTCTGATGAAATGATGGCCATCGCCAATAATCTCAGACGGTAAGGAGTAGCTTGTGACGAGGTTCATCATGGTGATCCTGCTCTCACTCATCGTGGCTTTTGGGGCTGAAGCGATGGTGATGGCTGGTACCCAGGCAGATGTCCGCGCAACGGCCGTAACAAAGAAACCGGCCATTCCTACGAAGCTCTCAACTGGTATGGAACGCAAGGGTACCAGTGAGGTGACCGTCGAGGTACTGACTATCGTCATTCAAAAGTACCTTGAAAAGGAGTGGAAACAGAAGGTGGCAACGGTCTCCGTTACGGTTCTGGACCCCGCTGAATCGGTCGTCATTTCTGGTGACTCAGCCGACCTCCATGTGATTCCTAGCCCTCACGAAGAGGGGCCTGGACGGCGCATGTTTCGGGTGGCGGTCACACATGGCAAATCTCAAAAGACCATTCAAGTGGTTGCGGATGTGACGGCGATGATCGATGCGGTCGTCCCCAACCGCTTTCTGAAGGCCAATGAACCGATCGATGTCGAGGATATTAAGACGGTACGGATGCGTGTTCACCAAGTGAATCATCATTTTATGACGAATGAACGTGAAGTCATCGGGATGAGTGCCGCACGGCCTCTTCCACCAGATGTCCCATTGCGCTCTGCATTCATCAGACCTCCTCTGGCTGTGAAAAAAGGCGACCGAGTCCTGATTGAGGTGCAACGTGGAGGGCTGTCGATCAGAACCTATGGGATTACCAAATCAAGCGGACAGGTCGGGCAAACCATCACCGTTGCCAATCTGGATTCCGGCAGGGAACTGACGGCCAAAGTGGTTGGTCCCAGCCTCGTTCGGGTGGAGTTCTGATGAAGCGAACGGCGCCATTCGTGAAGCGTGAAGCGGATCTCGTGAAACGGCTGAATCCGACAACGCGATGCGCTTCACGAACAACGCTCCACGGCTTGCGGACGGTGTTTCGACGGGCTGGTATGACTCATGTGGGCTATCGACTCTGGCTGGCGGCTATGATTCTCCTGCTTGGCGGATGTTCGAGTCCTCCGGATGTCTCGAGCAAGGTCGCTGTGGCTCCACTGCCACCACCAAAAACCGTGGGGTCTCTATGGCAGGAAGAAAATGGGCGGGCGTATCTCTATGAAGATCTTCGTGCCATGCGCATCGGCGACATTCTTACCGTAAAGATCGTTGAAAATCACAAGGGATCAAAATCAGCCGATACGGCAGCGCAACGGGAATCGACTATCCAAAATAGCCTGATCGGGAGCGGCATGGGCTATATCGGAATACCAGGTATCCGTTTCAGTGATGAAACACGTCGCGGAATGGGGATCGATGCGAGCGCTAACAGTAAGTTTGGCGGAAAGGGGTCGACGAGTCGGGCCGGGACACTAACAGGAACAATATCGGCGATCGTGACGGAGGTGTTGCCGAATGGTGACCTGCGCGTAGAGGGCCGTCGCGAGGTCACAGTGAACAGTGAAAAGCAACTGATGAGTATCGGAGGAATCGTCCGTCGGGTGGATGTTGATACCAAAAACACGGTGTTGTCATCGGCTATCGCCGATGCCAAGATTGAATATTCTGGGCTCGGTGTTCTCGACGATGTCCAGCGACCAGGCTGGTTTGTTCGTATTCTTGATTGGATCTATCCATTTTGAGAAAGAGGGGGTCAATGACGGCTCAAGTGAGGCGGAAAGTATGGGGAAGCAGTATGCCAATGCGGCGTCTGCTCAGTGATGATGCTCTCCACATGATGGTGCATAGTGGGGTGGTGCGACGGGTGGATTCCAGTCCTCCCAAGATGAGCCTACCTCAATTCTATGGAGTGGAGCATCGTGATCAGATCCCTAGTCAGGATTTAGCAGCAGAGCCGGGATGGCTGTCGCGCATCGCTCTGGGACAACGGTCGCCAGCACTGTTCTTCAAACGTTCACAGATACGATAGGTCCATTATCTATGCGGTTACACGTCTCGCTCTTGATCAGTATAGCGGTGCTGACGGGAACACTCGTCTCTCCCTTCACGGCCGATGCCGTGCGCATCAAAGATATTGGGGTGATCGAGGGAGTGCGTGAAAACCAGTTGATTGGCTATGGGTTAGTGGTCGGACTCGACAGTACCGGAGACCGAGTCATCGGAGGGCAATTCACGATCCAAGCGATGATGTCCATGTTGAATAAGATGGGAGTCAATCTTGTGATTGACCCGATCCAATTGCTGACAAGGAACATTGCATCGGTCATGGTGACCGCCAAGCTTCCCCCGTTCTCGAAGGCCGGTATGACGCTGGACGCAGTCGTGTCATCCATGGCCAATGCGAAGAGTCTGCAAGGCGGTACGCTCTTGCTGACGCCGCTAAAGGCTGCGAATCAGCAAGTGTTCGCTGTGGCGCAGGGATCGGTATCCATCGGGGGATTTCTCGGAGGGACGGGCGGGGCGGGTGGTGCCACAGTGGTCAAGAATCATCAAGCGGCCGGAGTGGTTCCTGGCGGCGCCATCATTGAAAAAGAACTGCCGGTGAACATCGACTCGTGGGAAACGGTTTCCGTGCTTCTACGGCGACCTGATTTCACGACCGCGATCAGGACGGCCGAGGCGATCGAAGGCGCCTTCGGGAAGGGCAGCGCTTCAGCGATCAATGCCGGAACTGTTAGGGCGACGATTCCTCAGCCCTTCCATGGACGTGTCGTTGAGTACATCGCCTCAATTGAAGGGCTGGATGTGTCCGTCGATGCCGTGGCCAAGGTCGTCGTGAATGAACGGACCGGAACCGTTGTGTTAGGGGAGCATGTGCGGATTTCGACCTGTGCCATTTCGCATGGCAATCTGACGATTTCGGTGAAGAATACGTTGAACGTATCTCAACCGTCGGCTCCGCTCATTGGTTCTGCAGCCGGTCAAACAACCGTTACTCCGGATGTTCAGACTGAAATTAAGGAGCAAGAATCGCGTCTCATTGTCGTGGATGAAACGGTGACTTTAGGCGAAGTCGTACAGGCTTTGAATGCCGTGGGCGTGACTCCTCGTGATCTTGTGGCCATCCTCTCGGCATTGCGGGCGGCTGGATCTCTTCAGGCCAATCTTGAGATAATTTAGGTCACGGCATGACGTATCCCGTCAAACAGACATCCATGGATGGTTCTCAATGGGTCTCTTCGCCAGTATCAGCCTATCGAGGTCATGATTTTGGCATCCAGTCCGGTCGTCTTGACAGTCGGCTGAACTCTATGAAATTGCAAGGTGCCGTCGAAAGTCCTGAACGGTTGGTTCAGGCTGGTCAGGAGTTTGAAGCCTATTTTATCTCGTATTTACTGAAGGTTATGAGAGAAACGGTTCCGGAAGGTGCCCTTGCAAACAAACAAGGAGCCTATTTCTACTCGTTCTATGATGAGGAAATCGGGAGACGGGCGGCTGAATCTGGAGGTATTGGGATTGCCAGAATGGTACAGGAATATACAGATAAACATTTTTCATCATCTCCTGTGAAAGACTCAAGTTCCGGCGAATAGGAACCGATAGAGTGTACGACCGGGGTAAAGGTCGTGATGAGGCTAGGCCGGTAACATGGCCCTGGAGACACAAGAAGGAGTGAGGTTATGCAGATTTCAGGTCATGGGAAAGTCGATCATCTTGCCAAGGTGTTGCTGGGGGTGCATGAGGCTGAAAACTCAGGATCCCGACAAGCAACGGCTCGTACGCAAGCAGGAAAGGATGAAGTTCAGATTTCTGCTCAAGCGAAGGAGCTTCAGCGAATTCGCGAACTGGCCAATCAGCCAGACCCGGAGCGGGCTGAACGAGTGGAGAGCATCAGGCGCTCTCTCGATGCAGGCACCTACGACGTCAGTGGTCGTGCCGTCGGTGACGCCCTTGTGAAACAGGTGCTGACCGACGCGATTCTCTAAACGAATTCCGTTTCGTGCTTGTGCGACAGCAATGGACGGACTTCCGTTCTGGCCTATGGATGGGCAGGTTGTCGATCGTGAAAGACTCACACCTTCTCGAGCAGATAATCCATCTCCTCAGTCGTGAATCCGCACAATGTGAGCTTCTCGCACACAACATTCTCCAAGAGCGTGATGCCATTAAGCGCATGGCGCTTCACGAATTTATCGCGATTAATCAGACTAGGATTTCGATCCTCGAGTGCTTGAGCGGGTTGAAGGAAGCGTTGGACGAGTTGGTGCGAGATCTCTCCGCTGCGCATGGCCTACCAGGAACGGGTCGGACCTTGCCGGACATTCTGCACAGCATAAAGAGTTCACAGGCGTTCGCTGGCTTGGAACTGTATGAACGACTCGCTGATCGAGTTCGAGCCGTCCAACGGGATATTGCCGTCAACCAGCTGCTCGTCAAGAATATTCAATCGTTTATTGTACGGGCGTTGGAAGCGCATCGGCAGACTGCTCCAGAAAGTGATGTCTATTCGATATCGGGTGGTCGGAGTTCGAGGGACATGCCTGCGACGTTGATCAGGTGTAAGGGGTGATGATCGATGGGAATTAGTGGACTGCTTGACGTGGCGAAGACCGCGCTCTTCACTGCGCAACAAGCGTTGACCGTGACCGGTCATAACATCAGCAATGTGAACACTCCGGGCTTCTCCCGTCATGAGGTCCTCCTGACTGAGCAGCGACCGGCCGATGGGAGTCCTGGGCAAGTTGGGACCGGTGTGAAGATTGCTGAAATCCGGCGAGCCGTGGACACCTTCCTGAACCGGGAGTTAACCCAATCGCAGGAAGATCTGGGCCAGTTTACGGTGGCGCGCGATGAACTGAGCCGGTTGGAGAGTCTCTTCGGGGATGCACGAGGACAGGGCTTGTCTGGGAAATTGAATGAGTTCTTCAAAGCATTGCAGGATGCGACGACCACACCGTCTCAGGTCGCTCCACGTTCCGTAGTTCTTTCACGAGCCTCGACCTTGTCGAGCGCATTCGAACAACTCAACGGGGATTTGGTTGAGACCCGTCGGGCCCTTGATGTGCAAATCGGTGTAACCGTCGGCGAGATCAATAGCTTGACGGGCAAGATCGCCCAATTCAATAGCCAGATTAAATCTGCTGAAGTCAGCGGTCAGAATGCCAATGATCTCCGTGATCAGCGGGACTTGGCAATCAATGAGCTTGCCACACGAGTCGAGGTGCTGACCCTCGAACGTCCGGACGGCACGGTTTCGGTATTCACCGCACGTGGACTTGTCTTAGTGGACCAGGAGACAACTCGCAACCTCGTCGGAGTTGAATCACTGGACAATCATGGCCTGCTGGATATCGGATACGATATTGGAGGGTCACAACCGTATGTGATCAGTGATCTGATAGGAACTGGGAAATTGCGTGGACTCCTGGATGTCCGGGATCGGACGATTCCCTCCGTCCAACAAGGCCTCGACACCTTGGCTGGTTCGCTCCTGACCGAGGTGAACCGCATTCATCGAGTGGGGTATGGGCTCGATGGGTCGACGGGGCAAGATTTCTTTGGCGGGCTATCGGTTACAACCAAGGCGCCTGCCACGAATGTGGGGTCTGCATCGATCGCCACTGGAACAGTGATGATCACCGGGGTTGGCCTATGCTTCTGGTGAGGCTCTAGCCGAGGAGGTCCAAAGTCAAATCAATGCAGACTCAACACTGACCGCAGCCGGCCGTCAGGTCACGGTCTTGTTTGATCGTACGACCAATCGACTGGTCGTACAGTCGAATTCCACCGGGGGAGGGAGCTTGGTCGACGTGACAGGCGGAACGGCACGGGCCACGCTTGGATTATCAGGTGGGGTCAGTACTGCGGCCTCCGGCACATATAGTGGGCCTCAGACGTTTCATCTGGACGGGATTGCGGTGACGGTATCGGGGGCTCCGGCCGCCAACGATGTCTTACGGGTGAACTCCCGCGAGAACGCGGCGAGAGACCTGGCCGTGACGTTCTCCGATCCGACAAAAGTTGCGCTGTCCTCGACGCGGGCAGGCGTTCCTGGAAACAACCAAAACGGTTTGGATCTCGTCGCACTGCAGTCCACGGCGCTTATCGGCCTGGATAACGCGACGCTCTTCGACGCCTATCGGAAGACTGCGACAGATCTTGGCGTGTCCGCTCAGGTGGCTGGTCAACGTCTTGAAACAGAAGAGATCCGCCATGAACAGCTTCAGAATTTTCGCGCCCAAGTGTCCGGTGTCTCGCTTGATGAAGAACTCGTCAATCTCCTCAAGTTCCAACGAGCGTTTGAAGCAGCTTCGCGCATGATCGTCGCGGCTGATGAAATGATGTCGACCTTGATTTCGCTCAAGCGGTAGGTAGAGGAGCACACCATGCGTGTCACAGAGCAACAGGTGTTTGGATTCCTGGTGAACAGCTACCAACGGGCTCGGTCTCACGCGCTGCGATTGCAAGAACATCTCGCGACCGGTAAACAGGTCTTACAACCTTCCGACGATCCTGGTCGCTTCCATCGGATCGTCGGGGAACAAATCACGCTGACAAGACTTGAGCAACGTCTTCGCAACATTTCCACGGCAACGACACGAGTTGAGCTGGCCGATACCTCCCTCCAAGGGACCACGACTACCTTATCGCGTATCAGGCAGTTGGCGGTTCAGTATGCATCTGATACGAACGGTGCGGCTGAACGAGCGGCTGGTGCGCATGAAGTGCGTGCCCTCTTGCAACATCTGCTTCAGTTGGGCAATGCAGAGTTCGACGAGAATCAACCGGTGTTCGGAGGCACGAGCCGACATGGCTTCGCCGCGGGGCTCGCGGTCTCGACACCGATTACCCTGACAAACACGGTCGCCGATACGTTGATCGTGAGAATTGATGGTGTGACATCCGGTCTGATCGATTTAACAAGCGGCACCGAGACGCTCACTGGTCCAGAAACAGCCGCACGGGCACAGAGTCGGATTAATACTGATTCAGCCTTACTTGCAGCGGGAAAAAGCGTGTCGGTGACGTATGAGAGTGATCGCCTTGTGATTGCATCGAATTCCGAAGGGCCGAGCGCCAATGCCGAAGTGGTGGGAGGGTC
The nucleotide sequence above comes from Nitrospira sp.. Encoded proteins:
- the flgN gene encoding flagellar export chaperone FlgN produces the protein MKDSHLLEQIIHLLSRESAQCELLAHNILQERDAIKRMALHEFIAINQTRISILECLSGLKEALDELVRDLSAAHGLPGTGRTLPDILHSIKSSQAFAGLELYERLADRVRAVQRDIAVNQLLVKNIQSFIVRALEAHRQTAPESDVYSISGGRSSRDMPATLIRCKG
- the flgM gene encoding flagellar biosynthesis anti-sigma factor FlgM → MQISGHGKVDHLAKVLLGVHEAENSGSRQATARTQAGKDEVQISAQAKELQRIRELANQPDPERAERVESIRRSLDAGTYDVSGRAVGDALVKQVLTDAIL
- a CDS encoding flagellar basal body P-ring protein FlgI, which gives rise to MRLHVSLLISIAVLTGTLVSPFTADAVRIKDIGVIEGVRENQLIGYGLVVGLDSTGDRVIGGQFTIQAMMSMLNKMGVNLVIDPIQLLTRNIASVMVTAKLPPFSKAGMTLDAVVSSMANAKSLQGGTLLLTPLKAANQQVFAVAQGSVSIGGFLGGTGGAGGATVVKNHQAAGVVPGGAIIEKELPVNIDSWETVSVLLRRPDFTTAIRTAEAIEGAFGKGSASAINAGTVRATIPQPFHGRVVEYIASIEGLDVSVDAVAKVVVNERTGTVVLGEHVRISTCAISHGNLTISVKNTLNVSQPSAPLIGSAAGQTTVTPDVQTEIKEQESRLIVVDETVTLGEVVQALNAVGVTPRDLVAILSALRAAGSLQANLEII
- a CDS encoding flagellar basal body L-ring protein FlgH — its product is MKRTAPFVKREADLVKRLNPTTRCASRTTLHGLRTVFRRAGMTHVGYRLWLAAMILLLGGCSSPPDVSSKVAVAPLPPPKTVGSLWQEENGRAYLYEDLRAMRIGDILTVKIVENHKGSKSADTAAQRESTIQNSLIGSGMGYIGIPGIRFSDETRRGMGIDASANSKFGGKGSTSRAGTLTGTISAIVTEVLPNGDLRVEGRREVTVNSEKQLMSIGGIVRRVDVDTKNTVLSSAIADAKIEYSGLGVLDDVQRPGWFVRILDWIYPF
- the flgG gene encoding flagellar basal-body rod protein FlgG; this encodes MIRAMWTAATGMTAQQINVDTVAHNLANVNTNSFKRSRAEFADLLYQIQRLPGTNASNVGVFPVGIQVGAGVRPTTVAKEWIQGNMRQTNNELDLAIDGTGFFQVSRPDGTIMYTRNGSFKRDNVGNLVTGDGDLLNPVITIPSGALKVDIGQDGTVSVLLPGVTQASQVGQIQLTRFDNPSGLVAMGSNLFIDSFASGPPTQGTGGFTTGFGTIQQGFLESSNVNLAEEMVNMIIAQRSYEINSKTIQASDEMMAIANNLRR
- a CDS encoding flagellar hook basal-body protein produces the protein MNRGIYPVLSGALAHERRMQVFANNMANVNTAGFKQDEQAFKAIFPRYSAVMPTGGRTVGLAQQIMARPFGPSERAFVAPHQIKTTFEAGRVRLTGNPLDIAVQGHGFLEVKTPQGPRYTRNGMLSLDSDRRLVTGLGFPVMGTKGEIKIPPGKLDISTQGEIRVDEKPVAKIKVMEFSDDEMPTKSSDGLFFSENGTESKNPQIQVGHVEESNVNSIGEMVKMIQGMRNYESTQKLVQTMDRMAEIAIQDVGRVL
- the flgA gene encoding flagellar basal body P-ring formation protein FlgA, with product MTRFIMVILLSLIVAFGAEAMVMAGTQADVRATAVTKKPAIPTKLSTGMERKGTSEVTVEVLTIVIQKYLEKEWKQKVATVSVTVLDPAESVVISGDSADLHVIPSPHEEGPGRRMFRVAVTHGKSQKTIQVVADVTAMIDAVVPNRFLKANEPIDVEDIKTVRMRVHQVNHHFMTNEREVIGMSAARPLPPDVPLRSAFIRPPLAVKKGDRVLIEVQRGGLSIRTYGITKSSGQVGQTITVANLDSGRELTAKVVGPSLVRVEF
- a CDS encoding rod-binding protein; amino-acid sequence: MDGSQWVSSPVSAYRGHDFGIQSGRLDSRLNSMKLQGAVESPERLVQAGQEFEAYFISYLLKVMRETVPEGALANKQGAYFYSFYDEEIGRRAAESGGIGIARMVQEYTDKHFSSSPVKDSSSGE
- the flgK gene encoding flagellar hook-associated protein FlgK; translation: MGISGLLDVAKTALFTAQQALTVTGHNISNVNTPGFSRHEVLLTEQRPADGSPGQVGTGVKIAEIRRAVDTFLNRELTQSQEDLGQFTVARDELSRLESLFGDARGQGLSGKLNEFFKALQDATTTPSQVAPRSVVLSRASTLSSAFEQLNGDLVETRRALDVQIGVTVGEINSLTGKIAQFNSQIKSAEVSGQNANDLRDQRDLAINELATRVEVLTLERPDGTVSVFTARGLVLVDQETTRNLVGVESLDNHGLLDIGYDIGGSQPYVISDLIGTGKLRGLLDVRDRTIPSVQQGLDTLAGSLLTEVNRIHRVGYGLDGSTGQDFFGGLSVTTKAPATNVGSASIATGTVMITGVGLCFW